A region from the Pseudonocardia petroleophila genome encodes:
- a CDS encoding class I SAM-dependent methyltransferase — MSDSRVLFREFLRAPTRVATVTASSDALVAAMLAPLSLDGDPVVVELGAGTGRVTDALAARLAGRGRHVAIELNPELARRLAARHPGVTVVPGDAGDLPALLRGLGIGRVDAVSSLLPWVAWASAPIADLAADALAPTGTFTQVTLLPTTWLPPARRQERAVRARFGEVAVSSTVWANLPPARVLVARRPATP, encoded by the coding sequence GTGTCCGACAGCCGAGTCCTGTTCCGCGAGTTCCTCCGCGCCCCCACCCGCGTCGCCACCGTCACCGCGAGCTCCGACGCGCTGGTCGCGGCGATGCTCGCCCCGCTGTCCCTCGACGGCGACCCCGTCGTCGTCGAGCTCGGGGCCGGCACCGGACGCGTCACCGACGCGCTCGCCGCGCGCCTGGCCGGACGCGGCAGGCACGTCGCGATCGAGCTGAACCCCGAGCTGGCACGGCGCCTCGCGGCCCGCCACCCGGGCGTGACCGTGGTGCCCGGCGACGCGGGCGACCTGCCCGCCCTGCTCCGCGGGCTGGGGATCGGGCGCGTCGACGCGGTGTCGAGCCTGCTGCCGTGGGTGGCGTGGGCGAGCGCGCCGATCGCCGACCTGGCCGCGGACGCGCTGGCCCCGACCGGCACGTTCACCCAGGTCACGCTGCTGCCGACGACGTGGCTGCCCCCGGCCCGGCGTCAGGAGCGGGCCGTCCGCGCCCGGTTCGGCGAGGTCGCCGTCAGCTCGACGGTGTGGGCGAACCTGCCGCCGGCCCGGGTGCTGGTGGCCCGGCGACCGGCCACGCCCTGA